One Solibacillus sp. R5-41 DNA segment encodes these proteins:
- a CDS encoding alanine--glyoxylate aminotransferase family protein encodes MKNQELLLVPGPTPVVDEIYEALASETHGHTDPRFVAIFKNAIEQTKKLFNTNSEVYVVAGSGTLAMEMAIVNTVGKGERLLVISHGYFGDRFTPLANAFDIEVEVLQSAWGERVDPQLVAETLKMKTFKAVTITHADTSTGVMSDLEALVPIIKEAGALVIVDGVVATAALKEDMSKAYGGNEAYKIDVVLTGSQKAIGIPPGLAIIAVSEQALAAREALGSIPAYYADINCWRGVMDNPATYFATPPVNLIYAYDAALKIVLTEGMETRETRHIAFGKAVRAALRSYGMTPLANEYVAAPTLSCILYPEGIEDGAFRTSLAKRGIIVAGSLAHLTGKAFRIGHNIWGIQQLRCLNKQLSRLERH; translated from the coding sequence ATGAAGAATCAAGAATTATTGCTTGTACCAGGACCGACACCTGTCGTTGATGAAATTTATGAGGCACTTGCGAGTGAAACACATGGTCACACTGATCCACGCTTTGTAGCGATTTTTAAAAATGCCATTGAGCAAACGAAAAAGTTATTCAATACAAATAGTGAAGTTTATGTAGTAGCGGGTTCAGGTACATTGGCAATGGAGATGGCGATTGTTAACACAGTCGGAAAAGGAGAACGCCTTCTTGTCATTAGTCATGGATACTTTGGAGATCGCTTTACACCACTTGCCAATGCGTTTGATATTGAAGTGGAAGTTTTACAGTCAGCTTGGGGAGAACGAGTAGATCCACAGCTTGTTGCAGAAACATTAAAAATGAAAACATTTAAAGCCGTGACAATTACACATGCAGATACTTCAACGGGGGTAATGTCAGATTTAGAAGCATTAGTGCCGATTATTAAAGAAGCGGGTGCACTCGTAATTGTTGATGGCGTTGTTGCAACGGCTGCGCTCAAAGAAGATATGAGTAAAGCGTATGGGGGAAATGAAGCTTATAAAATCGATGTTGTGTTAACAGGTTCACAAAAAGCGATTGGTATCCCACCAGGCCTTGCTATTATTGCAGTTAGTGAGCAAGCATTAGCGGCACGTGAAGCATTAGGATCGATTCCAGCTTATTATGCGGATATTAATTGTTGGAGAGGGGTAATGGACAATCCAGCAACCTATTTTGCTACGCCACCTGTGAATTTAATTTACGCTTATGATGCAGCCTTGAAAATTGTTTTAACGGAAGGAATGGAAACACGCGAGACACGCCATATTGCATTTGGTAAAGCTGTTCGTGCAGCGCTTCGTTCATATGGTATGACGCCTTTAGCAAATGAGTACGTTGCCGCTCCAACATTAAGCTGTATTTTATATCCAGAAGGAATTGAGGATGGCGCATTTCGTACAAGTTTAGCCAAAAGAGGGATTATTGTAGCGGGTTCACTAGCGCATCTTACGGGTAAGGCATTCCGTATCGGACATAACATATGGGGAATACAACAGCTTCGATGCTTGAACAAGCAATTGTCGCGATTGGAGAGGCATTAG
- a CDS encoding tetratricopeptide repeat protein, giving the protein MVNRDLLTNICNTIPKTHRPLAEALQGAARYTISKPTLSLKKSNIALSIIVRDLYEKDMIQSGESFELRTLLLNKKFAENIHPRRIYLLMNLIQKMTTISSNAIVDTKAAKIALDYLIDLTDWYLQRLTPGEKLAQAAFFDLNEMYIPLQLPNLDFPEHDYEDAAHCFLVAANEGSSSAQYNLGFLYNHGNGVKKNYLIAAKWYTLAAEQNDSNAQYALGVLYQLGQGVDQNVQKAAQLYELAAHAGNADAQYNLGSLYNQGLGVEQNFQKAAHWYEKAAQQNYTSALNNLGFLYHDGKGVEQSYVQAAALFTKAAGAGDASAQYNLGYLFNNGRGVEQSYKQAAQWFLTAAMQGHTNAQFQLALLYKTGKGIQKNEEESVKWLTLAANSGHTNAQYSLGLIYKQQHSKQSIFLAIEWLSKAAANEHISANYDLGIIYLSLEQFDSAVKWLKRAAIQNHAQAQFQLAMLALDKGNNFPNYNEAFKWLQAASSQNDTNAEFQLGLLYEQGLGTAINFDEARRSYRLAADQGHIEAQYKLGNIFDKGLGVKRDYQEAAKWIMPAATKGFAKAQFQLAQMYANGEGVIHDYKEAAKWYRLAAQQGHIKAQFQLGMLYKKGHGVAQDYAEATRWLKQSIEQEL; this is encoded by the coding sequence ATGGTAAATCGCGACTTACTTACAAATATTTGTAACACCATTCCCAAAACTCATCGTCCATTAGCTGAAGCATTGCAAGGTGCGGCACGCTATACGATTTCAAAACCTACTCTTTCCTTAAAAAAATCGAATATCGCACTCAGTATTATTGTTCGCGATTTATATGAAAAAGACATGATCCAATCAGGAGAGAGTTTCGAGCTTCGTACCCTCCTCCTTAACAAAAAATTTGCCGAGAACATTCATCCTCGACGTATATATTTATTGATGAATTTAATACAAAAAATGACGACGATTTCCTCTAACGCTATTGTCGATACAAAGGCGGCGAAAATCGCACTTGATTATTTAATCGATTTAACAGATTGGTACTTACAGCGCTTAACACCAGGAGAGAAACTTGCACAAGCTGCTTTTTTTGATTTAAATGAAATGTATATACCGCTTCAACTACCAAATCTTGATTTTCCAGAGCATGATTATGAGGATGCCGCACATTGTTTTTTAGTAGCGGCCAATGAAGGAAGTAGTAGCGCACAGTACAATCTCGGCTTTTTATATAATCATGGCAATGGCGTGAAGAAAAATTATCTAATAGCAGCCAAATGGTATACACTAGCGGCTGAACAAAATGATTCGAATGCACAATATGCACTAGGTGTGTTATATCAGCTTGGACAAGGGGTTGACCAGAATGTGCAAAAAGCGGCTCAGCTCTATGAGTTAGCAGCTCATGCTGGCAATGCAGATGCACAGTACAATCTCGGCTCCCTTTACAATCAAGGCCTAGGGGTCGAACAAAATTTCCAAAAAGCCGCTCACTGGTATGAAAAAGCGGCTCAGCAAAACTATACAAGTGCATTAAATAACCTAGGTTTTTTATATCATGATGGCAAAGGAGTCGAACAAAGCTATGTACAAGCTGCTGCACTCTTTACCAAAGCGGCCGGTGCGGGGGATGCAAGTGCCCAGTACAATCTAGGCTATTTATTTAATAATGGACGAGGGGTCGAACAATCTTATAAACAAGCGGCGCAGTGGTTTTTAACGGCGGCAATGCAGGGACATACAAACGCTCAATTTCAATTAGCCCTACTTTATAAAACTGGGAAAGGCATACAAAAAAATGAAGAAGAATCGGTAAAATGGCTCACCCTTGCAGCGAATAGCGGTCATACAAATGCTCAATATTCACTTGGACTTATCTATAAACAACAACATTCAAAGCAATCCATTTTTTTAGCAATCGAGTGGCTTTCAAAAGCGGCAGCTAATGAACATATTAGCGCAAACTACGATCTTGGCATCATTTATTTATCGCTTGAACAATTTGACAGTGCAGTCAAATGGTTAAAACGCGCAGCCATTCAAAACCATGCACAGGCACAATTCCAATTAGCAATGCTTGCTTTAGACAAGGGAAATAATTTCCCAAATTATAACGAGGCATTTAAATGGTTGCAGGCAGCATCAAGTCAAAATGATACAAATGCAGAATTTCAGCTTGGTCTACTTTATGAGCAAGGTCTAGGTACCGCAATCAACTTTGATGAAGCGCGACGTAGCTATCGTCTTGCGGCTGACCAAGGACATATCGAGGCTCAGTACAAGCTAGGTAATATTTTTGATAAAGGGCTCGGAGTTAAACGGGATTATCAGGAAGCAGCGAAATGGATTATGCCTGCAGCTACTAAGGGCTTTGCAAAAGCGCAATTTCAGCTAGCTCAAATGTATGCAAATGGTGAAGGGGTTATACATGACTATAAAGAGGCGGCCAAATGGTATCGCTTAGCCGCACAACAAGGGCATATCAAGGCCCAATTCCAACTAGGGATGCTTTATAAAAAAGGACACGGTGTCGCCCAAGACTATGCTGAAGCTACACGCTGGCTGAAACAATCCATCGAACAGGAACTTTAA
- a CDS encoding LytTR family DNA-binding domain-containing protein, whose product MIFEDLKISTEEIAQFNTILEEWIPNDASIAIAFEDMFVYFRSGHQKISLALGSKVPTNSIAYKVLKTRKKTEAIMENLMFETPYYAIGYPIIINEKFGALVVVLPPLFNIKNAETYRFITGKQAEDWSPIPIDQISHFESLQKRTWFYKNGEQYKTTVTLKELQIRLPDTFIRIHRSYIVNVYSINKISRDLTSNFIVFLKDGTELPISQSYINNLRAQLEF is encoded by the coding sequence ATGATTTTTGAAGATTTAAAAATCAGCACAGAGGAAATTGCGCAATTTAATACTATTTTAGAAGAGTGGATTCCAAATGATGCATCCATCGCCATTGCATTCGAGGATATGTTTGTTTACTTTCGTTCAGGGCATCAAAAAATTTCTTTAGCACTCGGCTCCAAAGTTCCAACAAATAGTATTGCGTATAAAGTATTAAAAACAAGAAAGAAAACGGAGGCTATCATGGAGAACTTGATGTTTGAAACACCGTATTATGCAATTGGTTATCCAATAATAATTAATGAAAAATTCGGTGCGCTCGTTGTCGTTCTCCCGCCATTATTTAATATAAAAAACGCTGAAACATATCGTTTTATTACAGGGAAACAGGCAGAAGATTGGAGTCCGATTCCAATAGATCAAATATCTCATTTTGAAAGTTTACAAAAAAGAACTTGGTTTTATAAAAATGGCGAACAATATAAAACAACAGTCACATTAAAAGAATTACAAATACGTTTGCCTGATACATTCATTCGTATCCATCGTTCTTACATCGTCAATGTTTACTCTATTAACAAAATATCGCGTGACCTTACATCAAATTTTATTGTGTTCTTAAAAGATGGAACAGAACTTCCAATAAGCCAATCTTATATTAATAATTTACGCGCACAATTGGAATTTTAA
- a CDS encoding ABC transporter permease → MLFKDQLQFVFQHMKKNKLRVTTTILATMIGCAFLIVLASIGFGIQSTMQNEILNREEITEIQLWGEEELTKEDEQWIQSLDHVNVILSKADLPGSVEGVFEERESISTGLLIDMEAQQKLPNTLSAGKLPKTGEEIVVGYHFAQNLLNEDDKQAIQEKSQEAAANDSWYDGSDEGYKGDLIGKEISLTLPIDENGTVAEQRTFKIVGIWKEPSYEWYQDTTIYFNEKVKTLYEELLVYPNSTIYVDSLEYVIPVLEQLKEKNYPVFSVVEQLEQMNMFFTVLKLGLIFVGTIAVLIASIGIFNTMTMAVTERTREIGVLKAIGASPNIIQRLFLMESAFIGLIGTVLAIALSYIISLTANALLPHILAFAMSQEDLSEMDIVFSAIPISLVLMAGSISLAVAILSGWRPARKATKIEVIQALRQEL, encoded by the coding sequence ATGCTATTTAAAGACCAACTCCAATTTGTGTTCCAACATATGAAGAAAAACAAATTACGCGTAACCACAACAATTTTGGCAACGATGATTGGCTGTGCCTTTTTAATCGTACTTGCTTCTATTGGTTTTGGAATTCAATCGACAATGCAAAATGAAATATTAAATCGTGAAGAAATTACTGAAATCCAGCTATGGGGAGAAGAAGAGCTAACAAAAGAGGACGAGCAATGGATTCAAAGCTTAGATCATGTAAATGTAATTTTAAGTAAAGCTGATCTACCCGGTTCTGTAGAGGGGGTATTTGAAGAGCGTGAAAGTATTTCAACTGGATTGTTAATCGATATGGAGGCACAACAAAAGTTACCAAACACATTAAGCGCGGGGAAGTTGCCGAAAACTGGTGAAGAAATTGTTGTCGGATATCATTTCGCTCAAAATCTACTAAATGAAGATGATAAGCAAGCCATCCAGGAAAAGTCGCAAGAGGCGGCCGCAAATGACTCTTGGTATGATGGTTCAGATGAAGGTTATAAAGGTGATCTTATTGGAAAAGAAATCTCGCTTACATTGCCAATTGATGAAAATGGGACAGTAGCAGAACAGCGCACATTTAAAATTGTGGGTATTTGGAAAGAACCTTCCTATGAATGGTATCAAGATACGACCATCTATTTTAATGAAAAAGTAAAGACATTATATGAAGAATTGCTAGTATACCCCAATTCAACGATTTATGTAGACTCATTAGAGTATGTAATTCCGGTATTAGAACAATTAAAGGAAAAGAATTATCCTGTTTTTTCAGTGGTCGAGCAATTAGAACAAATGAATATGTTCTTTACCGTTTTAAAGTTAGGTTTAATTTTCGTCGGAACCATTGCCGTGTTAATCGCCTCGATTGGAATTTTTAATACAATGACGATGGCGGTAACAGAACGTACGAGAGAAATTGGCGTTTTAAAAGCAATTGGTGCTTCACCTAATATTATTCAACGCTTATTTCTAATGGAAAGTGCATTCATTGGGTTGATTGGTACCGTATTAGCAATTGCGCTATCCTATATTATCAGTCTTACAGCAAATGCATTGTTACCTCATATATTAGCCTTTGCGATGTCGCAAGAGGATCTATCAGAAATGGATATTGTGTTTTCAGCGATTCCTATTAGTCTAGTGCTCATGGCAGGGAGTATTAGCTTAGCTGTTGCAATCTTATCTGGATGGCGCCCTGCACGTAAGGCAACTAAAATAGAGGTTATTCAAGCACTTCGCCAAGAGTTATAA
- a CDS encoding ABC transporter ATP-binding protein, whose protein sequence is MITVKNLTHAFTIGKKDKEKKVYVLKGIEFSVEEGEIVSIVGKSGSGKSTLLQVLAGFLKPNSGSVLIRGTEMAQFSEKESAAFRLKHFGFIFQNFQLLPGQNVFENVELPLKLKGINPSIRKQKVQQLLERVGLSEVADHYPNELSGGQQQRVSIARAMVTDPPVILADEPTGSLDMQTEQEILSLIQQLNSENMITFIIITHDEEVASIANRTLRMSDGVLKEANANAI, encoded by the coding sequence ATGATTACAGTCAAAAACCTAACTCATGCCTTTACGATTGGAAAAAAGGATAAAGAGAAAAAGGTATATGTATTAAAAGGGATCGAGTTTTCTGTTGAGGAAGGCGAAATCGTTTCAATTGTAGGGAAAAGTGGCTCAGGGAAATCAACATTGCTGCAAGTGTTAGCAGGGTTTTTAAAACCTAATAGTGGCTCTGTTTTAATACGAGGAACAGAAATGGCGCAGTTCTCGGAAAAAGAAAGTGCGGCATTTCGCTTAAAACATTTCGGGTTTATTTTTCAAAACTTTCAGTTACTTCCAGGGCAAAATGTATTTGAAAACGTTGAATTGCCTTTAAAGTTAAAAGGGATCAATCCTAGTATTCGAAAGCAAAAAGTCCAGCAATTGCTAGAGCGTGTCGGTTTATCAGAAGTAGCTGATCATTATCCGAACGAACTATCAGGTGGACAGCAACAGCGTGTATCGATTGCGCGAGCGATGGTAACTGATCCACCCGTTATTTTAGCGGACGAGCCAACCGGAAGCTTAGATATGCAAACGGAGCAGGAAATTTTGTCACTTATCCAGCAACTCAATTCAGAGAATATGATTACGTTTATAATTATCACACATGATGAGGAAGTCGCTTCTATTGCTAATCGCACCTTACGTATGTCCGACGGTGTATTAAAGGAGGCTAACGCGAATGCTATTTAA
- the aceA gene encoding isocitrate lyase, with the protein MSTRQQKIEALQKDWAENPRWNGIERAYSAEEVVKLQGSVVLEQTLATRGAKRLWNSLHEEPFINALGALTGNQAIQQVKAGLKAIYLSGWQVAADANIAGQMYPDQSLYPANSVPQVVKRINQALQRADQIDHAEGREDEFDWFAPIVADAEAGFGGPLNVFELVKGMIEAGASGVHLEDQLASEKKCGHLGGKVLLPTQNAVRNLIAARLAADTIGVNTVLIARTDADAADMVTSDIDPRDAEFITGERTPEGFFRTKPGIKQAIARGLAYAPYADLIWCETSKPSLEEAREFADAIHAQFPGKMLAYNCSPSFNWKANLSEDVIAEYQRELGKMGYKFQFVTLAGFHSLNHSMFELAHDYKDNGMAAYSKLQQAEFASESKGYTATRHQREVGTGYFDDVSQVISGGTSSTTAMAGSTETEQFV; encoded by the coding sequence ATGTCAACTCGTCAACAGAAAATTGAGGCTTTACAAAAGGATTGGGCAGAAAACCCACGTTGGAATGGTATTGAACGTGCGTATTCAGCTGAAGAAGTTGTGAAATTACAGGGGTCAGTAGTACTTGAGCAAACTTTAGCAACACGTGGAGCTAAACGTTTATGGAACTCTTTACATGAAGAGCCATTCATCAATGCACTTGGTGCACTTACGGGAAACCAAGCAATTCAACAAGTAAAAGCAGGATTAAAAGCAATCTACTTATCGGGGTGGCAAGTAGCAGCTGATGCTAACATCGCAGGTCAAATGTATCCTGACCAATCTTTATATCCAGCAAACTCTGTACCGCAAGTGGTTAAACGTATTAACCAAGCACTACAACGTGCTGACCAAATTGATCATGCTGAAGGACGCGAAGATGAGTTCGACTGGTTCGCACCAATCGTAGCAGATGCTGAGGCTGGTTTCGGTGGTCCACTAAACGTATTCGAGCTTGTAAAAGGTATGATCGAAGCGGGTGCATCGGGCGTACACTTAGAAGATCAATTAGCTTCTGAGAAAAAATGCGGTCACTTAGGTGGTAAAGTTTTATTACCAACTCAAAATGCAGTACGTAACTTAATTGCTGCTCGTCTAGCTGCTGATACAATTGGTGTGAATACAGTTTTAATCGCTCGTACAGATGCTGATGCAGCTGATATGGTAACATCTGATATCGATCCACGTGATGCAGAGTTCATCACTGGCGAACGTACACCAGAAGGCTTCTTCCGTACAAAGCCAGGTATCAAACAAGCAATCGCTCGTGGTTTAGCTTACGCGCCATATGCAGATTTAATCTGGTGTGAGACATCTAAGCCTTCTCTTGAGGAAGCTCGTGAATTTGCTGATGCAATCCATGCACAGTTCCCAGGAAAAATGCTTGCGTACAACTGTTCACCATCATTCAACTGGAAAGCAAACCTTTCTGAGGATGTGATTGCTGAGTACCAACGTGAGCTTGGTAAAATGGGTTACAAGTTCCAGTTCGTAACATTAGCGGGTTTCCACTCATTAAATCACTCTATGTTTGAACTTGCGCATGACTACAAAGACAACGGTATGGCAGCATACTCTAAATTACAACAAGCTGAATTTGCGTCAGAATCAAAAGGCTATACAGCTACTCGTCACCAACGTGAAGTTGGTACTGGTTACTTTGACGACGTATCACAAGTTATCTCTGGTGGTACATCATCAACAACAGCAATGGCCGGTTCTACAGAAACTGAGCAATTTGTTTAA
- a CDS encoding ABC transporter ATP-binding protein: MTIFQLEGIRKSFKTGEVQEEILKGVNLTLQEGEITALVGASGSGKSTLLTIAAGLQPTTEGKIAFNGQVVTDMSAEQIRVLRAKQFGFVFQFAHLVPFLTVEEQLGLMLEVAETKLKKREQQQEIARVLELVGMNHRKSAYPASLSGGEKQRVAIARAIIHQPKILFADEPTASLDSKRSAEVMCLIQELTKKLNITTLMVTHDEEMLMYTDNIVKMSDGVIIEEVH; this comes from the coding sequence ATGACGATTTTTCAATTAGAAGGAATTCGTAAATCATTTAAAACGGGTGAAGTGCAGGAAGAAATATTAAAGGGTGTTAATTTAACACTACAAGAAGGAGAAATTACGGCACTTGTCGGCGCATCGGGTTCAGGAAAAAGTACGTTGTTAACGATTGCCGCTGGTCTACAGCCAACGACAGAGGGAAAAATTGCTTTTAACGGGCAGGTTGTAACCGATATGAGTGCAGAACAAATACGTGTTTTACGAGCTAAGCAATTCGGGTTTGTATTTCAATTTGCACATTTAGTTCCTTTTTTAACGGTAGAAGAGCAATTGGGATTAATGTTAGAGGTAGCGGAAACAAAGCTTAAAAAGCGTGAGCAACAACAAGAGATAGCACGTGTACTAGAGTTAGTTGGAATGAATCATCGAAAATCAGCCTATCCGGCATCATTATCCGGTGGGGAAAAGCAGCGTGTCGCGATTGCCCGTGCAATCATTCATCAACCAAAAATTCTATTTGCTGATGAACCGACAGCGAGCCTTGATTCAAAACGCTCAGCAGAAGTGATGTGTTTAATTCAAGAGCTGACAAAAAAACTGAACATCACGACATTAATGGTGACACATGATGAGGAGATGCTGATGTATACAGATAATATCGTCAAAATGAGTGATGGTGTCATTATCGAAGAAGTTCATTAA